In a genomic window of Micromonospora cremea:
- a CDS encoding carbohydrate ABC transporter permease: protein MEFDFADQQPKLLMLMYGLVAFVVVVGGLLLLLDVVPTWFAQRREAQLVAASASGTPITRRPKQREGLFALFFLLPTLLLLTIGLVVPAIRTTLLSLMNRDSTNWVGLDNYAWMFSDGSIVRVLINSLVWVLLVPLVATSFGLIYAVLVDKARFETVAKSLIFLPMAISFVGASIIWKFVYAYRGDGDQIGLLNHIVVSLGGEPKQWLLESPLNTLLLIVIMVWIQAGFAMVVLSAAIKAIPGDIVEAARLDGVSPWQMFWRITMPSIRPALIVVVVTLSIATLKVFDIVRTTTNGNYDTSVIANEMYNQAFRYGENGQGTALAVFLFILVIPIVIYQIRNLRQQREG, encoded by the coding sequence ATGGAGTTCGACTTCGCCGATCAGCAGCCGAAGCTCCTCATGCTGATGTACGGGCTGGTCGCCTTCGTGGTGGTGGTGGGCGGTCTGCTCCTGCTGCTCGATGTCGTGCCGACCTGGTTCGCCCAGCGACGCGAGGCGCAGCTCGTCGCCGCGTCCGCGAGCGGCACGCCGATCACCCGGCGGCCCAAGCAGCGGGAGGGCCTCTTCGCCCTCTTCTTCCTGCTGCCGACGCTGCTGCTGCTCACCATCGGCCTGGTCGTGCCGGCCATCCGCACCACGCTGCTGTCCCTAATGAACCGGGACAGCACCAACTGGGTGGGGCTGGACAACTACGCCTGGATGTTCTCCGACGGCTCGATCGTCCGGGTCCTGATCAACAGCCTGGTCTGGGTGCTCCTGGTCCCGCTGGTGGCGACCTCGTTCGGCCTGATCTACGCCGTCCTGGTGGACAAGGCCCGGTTCGAGACGGTGGCGAAGTCCCTGATCTTCCTGCCGATGGCCATCTCCTTCGTCGGCGCGAGCATCATCTGGAAGTTCGTGTACGCCTACCGGGGCGACGGCGACCAGATCGGCCTGCTCAACCACATCGTGGTCAGCCTCGGCGGCGAGCCGAAGCAGTGGCTGCTGGAATCGCCTCTGAACACACTGCTGCTGATCGTCATCATGGTCTGGATCCAGGCAGGTTTCGCCATGGTGGTGCTCTCCGCCGCGATCAAGGCAATCCCCGGCGACATCGTGGAGGCCGCCCGGCTCGACGGGGTCAGCCCGTGGCAGATGTTCTGGCGGATCACCATGCCGAGCATCCGGCCCGCGCTGATCGTGGTGGTGGTGACCCTCTCGATCGCCACGCTCAAGGTCTTCGACATCGTCCGGACCACGACCAACGGCAACTATGACACCAGCGTGATCGCCAACGAGATGTACAACCAGGCGTTCCGGTACGGCGAGAACGGGCAGGGCACGGCGCTCGCGGTCTTCCTCTTCATCCTGGTCATCCCGATCGTGATCTACCAGATCCGCAACCTCCGTCAACAGCGGGAGGGCTGA
- a CDS encoding sigma-70 family RNA polymerase sigma factor → MARNRATGASEGTVGNVDKNIGMRTDEVAEERDLVGVYLHEISRTPLLDAAKEVDLSKAIEAGLYAEHLLGEDRVPDGVDRADLERLVVEGEHAKDLFIRANLRLVVSIARRYVRSGMPMLDLIQEGNTGLVRAVEKFDYERGYKFSTYATWWIRQAISRAIAQQERTVRLPVHLVEDVNRMRNVARQLTRELGGDPEPEQIAASLGVTVERVNELVRWSQDTVSLDTPVGDDGDTKLGDLVADSDAPSPEDIVLTGLERQRIEGLLNHLDDRSAGIMRARYGLEDGREHSLTEVASRFSLSRERIRQLEIQALGRLRELARAEGLQAA, encoded by the coding sequence ATGGCAAGGAACCGGGCAACCGGCGCGAGCGAGGGGACCGTGGGCAACGTGGACAAGAACATCGGCATGCGCACCGACGAGGTTGCCGAGGAGCGCGACCTGGTCGGCGTCTACCTGCACGAGATCTCCCGGACGCCACTGCTGGACGCCGCCAAGGAGGTCGATCTCTCCAAGGCGATCGAGGCCGGCCTCTACGCTGAGCACCTGCTCGGTGAGGACCGCGTCCCCGATGGCGTCGATCGGGCCGACCTGGAGCGGCTGGTCGTCGAGGGGGAGCACGCGAAGGACCTCTTCATCCGCGCCAACCTGCGACTGGTCGTGTCGATCGCCCGCCGTTACGTGCGTTCGGGCATGCCCATGCTGGATCTGATCCAGGAGGGCAACACCGGTCTGGTCCGGGCGGTTGAGAAGTTCGACTACGAGCGTGGCTACAAGTTCTCCACCTACGCCACCTGGTGGATCCGCCAGGCCATCAGCCGGGCGATCGCCCAGCAGGAGCGCACCGTCCGACTGCCGGTGCACCTGGTGGAGGACGTCAACCGGATGCGCAACGTGGCCCGGCAGCTCACCCGTGAGCTGGGCGGCGACCCCGAGCCGGAGCAGATCGCGGCATCGCTCGGCGTCACCGTCGAGCGGGTCAACGAGCTGGTCCGCTGGTCGCAGGACACCGTGTCGCTGGACACGCCGGTCGGCGACGACGGCGACACCAAGCTCGGCGACCTGGTCGCCGACAGTGATGCGCCGTCGCCGGAGGACATCGTCCTCACGGGGCTGGAGCGGCAGCGCATCGAGGGGCTGCTCAACCACCTCGACGACCGGTCGGCTGGCATCATGCGGGCCCGCTACGGGCTGGAGGACGGCCGTGAGCACTCGCTCACCGAGGTCGCGTCCCGGTTCTCGCTGTCCCGCGAGCGGATCCGGCAGCTGGAGATCCAGGCCCTCGGCCGGCTCCGTGAGCTGGCCCGTGCGGAGGGGCTGCAGGCAGCCTGA
- a CDS encoding TspO/MBR family protein, protein MSQDVPPASGRRSRWALVCFAVAVFVAAAIGGLGVQGTTDEYGSLRQPGWAPPSWLFGPVWTVLYALIAVAGWLVWRRVGFGPALWAWTAQLVLNAIWTPLFFGAGRYGLAFAEIVAMWLAIGLTVALFARVTRVAAALLLPYWAWVTFAAALNLSIWRLNS, encoded by the coding sequence ATGTCTCAGGACGTGCCGCCGGCCTCCGGCCGGCGGTCTCGCTGGGCGCTCGTCTGCTTCGCGGTCGCGGTCTTCGTCGCGGCCGCGATCGGCGGACTGGGGGTGCAGGGCACCACCGACGAGTACGGCAGCCTGCGGCAGCCCGGCTGGGCGCCGCCCTCGTGGCTGTTCGGCCCGGTCTGGACGGTGCTCTACGCGCTGATCGCGGTGGCCGGCTGGCTGGTCTGGCGCCGGGTCGGCTTCGGGCCGGCGCTCTGGGCGTGGACCGCCCAGCTGGTGCTCAACGCGATCTGGACCCCGCTGTTCTTCGGCGCGGGGCGGTACGGGCTGGCGTTCGCCGAGATCGTCGCGATGTGGCTGGCGATCGGGCTCACCGTGGCGTTGTTCGCCCGGGTCACCCGGGTCGCGGCGGCGCTGCTGCTGCCCTACTGGGCCTGGGTCACCTTCGCCGCCGCACTGAACCTGTCGATCTGGCGGCTTAACTCCTGA
- a CDS encoding N-acetylmuramic acid 6-phosphate etherase, with translation MTAGAVEPDEDMPAPPARPIVRVGAPTERRNPLSVDLDLMSTRDVLTVINEADRRVPAAVAAVLDEIAATVDLAVSALRGGHRVHYFGAGTSGRLGVLDAAELAPTFNSPRHWFCAHLAGGPDAMWRAVEDVEDDDRGGTVEAAGCVRAGDLVVGLAASGRTPYVLGALAASRTKGASTVLLCANPEAEAARSVDVFIGVDTGPEVVTGSTRMKAGTAQKLVLNTFSTAVMVRLGRVYSNLMIDMVATNAKLRGRMISILVEATGCSEEVSRRALNEADGDLKTALVSLVSGAEVAAARAALARSADQVRGALALLAT, from the coding sequence ATGACGGCCGGTGCGGTGGAGCCGGACGAGGACATGCCAGCACCGCCCGCCCGCCCGATCGTCCGGGTGGGCGCCCCCACCGAGCGGCGCAACCCGCTCAGCGTCGACCTCGACCTGATGTCGACCCGGGACGTGCTCACCGTGATCAACGAGGCTGACCGGCGGGTGCCGGCCGCGGTCGCCGCGGTGCTCGACGAGATCGCCGCCACGGTCGACCTGGCGGTCTCGGCGCTGCGTGGCGGTCACCGGGTGCACTACTTCGGGGCCGGCACCTCGGGTCGGCTGGGCGTGCTCGACGCGGCCGAGCTGGCCCCCACCTTCAACTCGCCCCGGCACTGGTTCTGCGCCCACCTCGCCGGCGGGCCGGACGCCATGTGGCGGGCTGTGGAGGACGTCGAGGACGACGACCGGGGCGGCACGGTCGAAGCGGCCGGATGTGTGCGGGCCGGTGACCTGGTGGTCGGTCTCGCCGCCAGCGGACGCACCCCGTACGTCCTCGGGGCGCTCGCCGCGTCCCGCACCAAGGGCGCCTCGACGGTGCTGCTCTGCGCCAATCCGGAGGCGGAGGCGGCCCGGTCGGTCGACGTGTTCATCGGGGTGGACACCGGACCGGAGGTCGTCACGGGGTCGACCCGGATGAAGGCGGGCACCGCACAGAAGTTGGTGCTCAACACGTTCTCGACCGCCGTCATGGTGCGACTGGGTCGGGTCTACTCGAACCTCATGATCGACATGGTGGCCACCAACGCGAAGCTCCGCGGGCGGATGATCTCGATCCTGGTCGAGGCCACCGGCTGCTCGGAGGAGGTCTCCCGGCGGGCTCTCAACGAGGCCGACGGTGACCTGAAGACCGCCCTGGTCTCGCTGGTCTCCGGCGCCGAGGTCGCGGCCGCGCGTGCCGCGCTGGCCCGCTCTGCCGACCAGGTGCGCGGCGCCCTCGCCCTGCTCGCGACCTGA
- a CDS encoding metallophosphoesterase family protein, with protein sequence MVIRIAAVGDVHLDEDVVGRFRPALEELPDCADVLLLAGDLTRHGTEAEARCVAQEFGGLAVPVVTVLGNHDHQCDQVPQVVKVLEDAGITVLEGNGVVLDCAGGRLGIAGVKGFGGGFAGRCASDFGEPEMKAFVRTTKDSADRLGTALRSLDCDMLVALTHYSPVPDTLAGEPLEIYPFLGSYQLGQAIDSAPTALALHGHAHAGTERGTTPGGVRVRNVAHPVIKQAYSVFHVGDQADSDQVSPIGGSGSQWSWS encoded by the coding sequence ATGGTGATCCGGATCGCCGCCGTGGGCGACGTGCATCTGGACGAGGACGTGGTCGGCCGGTTCCGCCCGGCGTTGGAGGAACTGCCGGACTGCGCCGACGTGCTCCTGCTGGCCGGGGACCTGACCCGGCACGGCACCGAGGCGGAGGCGCGCTGCGTGGCGCAGGAGTTCGGCGGGCTGGCCGTGCCGGTGGTGACCGTGCTGGGCAACCACGACCACCAGTGTGACCAGGTGCCGCAGGTGGTCAAGGTGCTCGAGGACGCGGGCATCACCGTGCTGGAGGGCAACGGCGTGGTGCTGGACTGCGCCGGCGGCCGGCTCGGCATCGCCGGCGTCAAGGGCTTCGGCGGCGGGTTCGCCGGGCGGTGCGCGAGCGACTTCGGCGAGCCGGAGATGAAGGCGTTCGTCCGCACCACCAAGGACAGCGCGGACCGCCTCGGTACGGCGCTGCGCTCGCTCGACTGCGACATGCTGGTCGCGCTCACCCATTACTCACCGGTGCCGGACACGCTGGCCGGCGAGCCGCTGGAGATTTACCCGTTCCTCGGCTCGTACCAGCTCGGGCAGGCGATCGACTCGGCACCCACCGCGCTGGCCCTGCACGGGCACGCGCACGCCGGCACCGAGCGCGGCACCACTCCCGGTGGGGTGCGGGTACGTAACGTCGCGCACCCGGTGATCAAGCAGGCCTACAGCGTCTTCCATGTCGGTGATCAAGCCGACAGCGACCAGGTTTCCCCGATCGGAGGCTCGGGTAGTCAGTGGTCATGGAGCTGA
- a CDS encoding GPGG-motif small membrane protein, whose protein sequence is MELILWILAVVLVVAGILALFRRQILWGIVLIVVGLLVGPGGVSIFN, encoded by the coding sequence ATGGAGCTGATTCTCTGGATTCTCGCAGTCGTACTCGTGGTCGCCGGCATCCTCGCGCTGTTCCGCCGGCAGATTCTGTGGGGCATCGTCCTCATCGTCGTCGGGCTGTTGGTCGGCCCGGGTGGTGTCAGCATCTTCAATTGA
- a CDS encoding M23 family metallopeptidase: protein MRKRWISLLVAGLLVGGVLAPASPALAAPTFKVPFPCGQSWSGQTRSNHSPAYAVDFNRTDDLGDPVVASAPGTVDRVTDLGGTSYGKYVRINHGGGYSTYYAHLNGFNVSVGQTVGYGKVLGWVGSTGGSTGPHLHYEQRVNGGDIQVRFNGTLALYWGTKNYTSDNGCSSGGSGSGTVDTSGTPLTVRSGPGTGYASVGTVADGTRVTIACQTSGTTVTGTYGTSSIWDRIGAGRFIADAYVYTGHDGYIPGVPRC from the coding sequence ATGCGTAAGCGGTGGATCAGCCTGCTGGTGGCGGGCCTGCTCGTCGGGGGAGTCCTGGCTCCGGCGAGCCCGGCGCTGGCCGCGCCGACCTTCAAGGTGCCGTTCCCGTGCGGCCAGTCCTGGTCCGGGCAGACCCGGTCGAACCACAGCCCGGCGTACGCCGTCGACTTCAACCGCACCGACGACCTCGGCGACCCGGTGGTGGCCAGCGCCCCGGGCACCGTCGACCGGGTGACCGATCTCGGCGGCACCAGCTACGGCAAGTACGTCCGGATCAACCACGGTGGCGGTTACAGCACGTACTACGCCCACCTCAACGGCTTCAACGTGTCGGTCGGTCAGACGGTCGGCTACGGCAAGGTGCTCGGCTGGGTCGGCAGCACCGGCGGCTCCACCGGCCCGCACCTGCACTACGAGCAGCGCGTCAACGGCGGCGACATCCAGGTCCGGTTCAACGGCACCCTCGCCCTGTACTGGGGCACCAAGAACTACACCAGCGACAACGGGTGCAGTTCGGGTGGCTCCGGCTCCGGCACGGTCGACACCAGCGGCACCCCGCTGACCGTCCGCTCCGGCCCCGGCACCGGGTACGCCTCCGTCGGCACCGTCGCCGACGGCACCCGGGTCACCATCGCCTGCCAGACCAGCGGCACCACGGTCACCGGCACCTACGGCACCAGCTCGATCTGGGACCGGATCGGTGCCGGCCGCTTCATCGCCGACGCGTACGTGTACACCGGTCACGACGGCTACATCCCGGGCGTGCCCCGCTGCTGA
- a CDS encoding MurR/RpiR family transcriptional regulator: MAKSPKISASHEPGGLIVHISGLLPSLSPAEQRVARLVVADPAAAARRTITDLATAAETSEATVIRFCRSVGMDGYPQLRIRLAAEAARRVEPPDARVVGGDIPPGADLAQIIATIAFNDARAVEETAEQLDPATCEQVVEAIANAGRIDIYGAGASGFVASDFQQKLHRIGRISFYFPDVHTALTSAALLGRGDVAVGISHTGTTSDVIEVLEQARTRGAVTVALTNFPRSPITDVADFVLTTAARETTYRSGATASRLAQLTVVDCLFVGVAARNRSRARKALEATAEAVLSHRVGANRRRG, from the coding sequence GTGGCGAAGAGTCCGAAGATTTCTGCGAGTCACGAGCCCGGTGGGCTGATCGTCCACATCAGCGGGCTGCTGCCGTCGCTGTCGCCCGCTGAGCAGCGGGTCGCCCGGCTGGTCGTCGCCGACCCGGCTGCCGCCGCCCGCCGGACGATCACCGATCTCGCCACCGCAGCCGAGACATCCGAGGCGACGGTCATCCGGTTCTGCCGGTCGGTGGGCATGGACGGTTACCCGCAGCTGCGCATCCGGCTCGCCGCCGAGGCCGCCCGCCGGGTCGAACCGCCGGACGCCCGGGTGGTCGGTGGTGACATCCCGCCCGGCGCCGACCTCGCCCAGATCATCGCCACCATCGCGTTCAACGACGCCCGCGCGGTGGAGGAGACAGCCGAGCAGCTCGACCCGGCCACCTGTGAGCAGGTCGTCGAGGCGATCGCCAACGCCGGCCGGATCGACATCTATGGCGCCGGCGCCAGCGGGTTCGTCGCCTCCGACTTCCAGCAGAAGCTGCACCGCATCGGCCGGATCTCCTTCTACTTCCCGGACGTGCACACCGCGCTGACCTCGGCCGCGCTGCTCGGCCGTGGCGACGTGGCGGTCGGCATCTCGCACACCGGCACCACCTCGGACGTGATCGAGGTGCTGGAGCAGGCCCGGACGCGGGGGGCCGTCACCGTGGCGCTGACCAACTTCCCGCGCTCGCCGATCACCGACGTGGCCGACTTCGTGCTGACCACCGCGGCCCGGGAGACCACCTACCGCTCCGGCGCGACGGCCAGCCGGCTGGCCCAACTCACCGTGGTCGACTGCCTCTTCGTCGGGGTGGCCGCCCGCAACCGGTCCCGGGCGCGCAAGGCTCTCGAGGCGACCGCCGAGGCCGTCCTGTCGCACCGGGTGGGTGCGAACCGGAGGCGAGGATGA
- a CDS encoding SDR family NAD(P)-dependent oxidoreductase produces MAERSVLVTGGTGGLGGAVTTAFLTAGWRVVVPERRARPGSEPAADGLVRLIADLTDPAGAARAVEAAAGEPAAPLRAVVNLVGGYASGGLVHETPVEEFERMLSLNLRPTYLVTQAALPHLVAAGGGAVVCVSARAAVAPFPGAAGYVTAKAAVLAFANAVAVEYRSRNVRCNTVLPSVIDTPANRAAQPDADHSRWVAPAEIASVVQFLASAESAPTSGAAVPVYGRA; encoded by the coding sequence ATGGCGGAGCGCAGTGTGCTGGTCACCGGGGGCACGGGCGGGCTGGGCGGGGCGGTCACCACCGCCTTCCTGACAGCCGGCTGGCGGGTGGTCGTACCGGAGCGGAGAGCCCGGCCCGGGTCGGAGCCGGCGGCGGACGGGCTGGTCCGGCTGATCGCGGACCTCACCGATCCGGCCGGCGCGGCACGGGCCGTCGAGGCCGCCGCCGGCGAACCGGCGGCGCCGCTGCGGGCGGTGGTCAACCTGGTCGGCGGTTACGCCAGCGGCGGGCTGGTGCACGAGACGCCGGTCGAGGAGTTCGAGCGGATGCTGAGTCTCAACCTGCGGCCGACCTATCTGGTCACCCAGGCCGCGCTGCCGCACCTGGTGGCGGCCGGCGGCGGCGCGGTGGTCTGCGTCTCGGCCCGCGCGGCGGTCGCCCCGTTCCCTGGCGCGGCCGGCTACGTCACGGCCAAGGCCGCGGTGCTCGCCTTCGCCAACGCGGTCGCGGTCGAATACCGGTCCCGCAACGTGCGCTGCAACACCGTGCTGCCCAGCGTCATCGACACTCCGGCAAACCGTGCCGCTCAGCCCGACGCCGACCACTCCCGTTGGGTGGCCCCGGCCGAGATCGCCTCGGTGGTCCAGTTCCTCGCGTCGGCGGAGTCCGCACCCACCAGCGGCGCCGCCGTCCCGGTCTACGGGCGGGCCTGA
- a CDS encoding NlpC/P60 family protein: MSSLRNLLRTVALAGMSAALIAPTAVAHAEPSPADLTRRIETSSAELERVVESYNKLTEEIKTNKTAAARLQARIGPLEQQAEQSRADVAELANTAYKSGELRTADALLRPGGSAALLDRLGALDQLTRQRQERISGFTASQQRLLDEKRRLDATLTRQAAQARQLAAGKKQIERDLAKLYELRRQAYGAPTERPAPKAAAEAGNAPAVSGAAGTAVRYAFGALGKPYVWAADGPNGYDCSGLTSAAWRAAGKSLPHNTRMQWGAVAHISRGDLRPGDLVFYSGLGHVALYVGDNQVIDAPSAGRNVLKRGMNMMPIQGYGRVR, from the coding sequence TTGTCATCCCTGAGAAACCTGCTGCGTACCGTGGCGCTGGCCGGCATGTCGGCCGCGTTGATCGCCCCGACGGCGGTGGCCCACGCCGAGCCGTCCCCCGCCGACCTGACCCGCCGGATCGAGACGTCCTCGGCCGAGTTGGAGCGGGTCGTCGAGTCGTACAACAAGCTCACCGAGGAGATCAAGACCAACAAGACCGCGGCGGCCCGATTACAGGCCCGCATCGGCCCGCTGGAACAGCAGGCCGAGCAGAGCCGGGCCGACGTCGCCGAGCTGGCCAACACCGCGTACAAGAGCGGCGAACTGCGGACCGCGGACGCGCTGCTGCGTCCCGGCGGCTCGGCCGCGCTGCTGGATCGGCTCGGCGCGCTCGACCAGCTCACCCGTCAGCGACAGGAACGCATCTCCGGCTTCACCGCCAGCCAGCAACGGCTGCTCGACGAGAAGCGCCGCCTGGACGCCACGCTGACCCGGCAGGCCGCGCAGGCCCGCCAGCTGGCGGCCGGCAAGAAGCAGATCGAGAGGGACCTGGCCAAGCTGTACGAGCTGCGCCGGCAGGCGTACGGGGCGCCCACCGAGCGACCCGCGCCCAAGGCGGCGGCCGAAGCCGGAAACGCACCCGCCGTCTCCGGTGCGGCCGGCACCGCGGTGCGCTACGCCTTCGGGGCGCTGGGCAAGCCGTACGTCTGGGCGGCCGACGGGCCGAACGGCTACGACTGCTCCGGGCTGACCTCGGCCGCCTGGCGGGCGGCCGGGAAGTCGCTGCCGCACAACACCCGAATGCAGTGGGGGGCGGTCGCCCACATCAGCCGGGGTGACTTGCGCCCGGGAGACCTGGTCTTCTACAGCGGGCTCGGGCACGTCGCCCTCTACGTGGGCGACAACCAGGTGATCGACGCACCGAGCGCCGGCCGCAACGTGCTCAAGCGGGGCATGAACATGATGCCCATTCAGGGCTACGGCCGGGTCCGCTAG
- a CDS encoding ABC transporter substrate-binding protein, translating to MAVFTRPRQAFVIAGVLGLALSATACGTGDDKKSDNAGSAECAAYEKYEGHDGKKVSIYASIRDAEADLLERSWSEFTDCTGIEIDYEGNAEFEAQLPVRVDGGNAPDLAFVPQPGLVKRFADAGKLKSLGADTKAMAEQNLPADWLKYGTVNGTLYGVPLGANVKSFVWYSPKMFKEKGWEVPTTWDQLIALSDKIAASGMKPWCAGIESGDATGWPATDWIEDVLLRTQGPEVYDQWTTHAIPFNDPRVVAAVDQAGTILKNEKYMNGGFGGVKSIGTTAFGEAGLPITTGKCALHRQASFYANQFPDATKVAEDGDAFAFYFPAIDPAKGKPVLGAGEFVVAYADRPEVQAVQTYLASGEYVNSRAKLGNWVTANNKLDIANVASPIDKLSVQILQDKSGVFRFDGSDLMPAGVGAGTFWKGMVDWLNGKATAPVLQGIESSWPK from the coding sequence ATGGCGGTCTTTACCAGACCACGCCAGGCCTTCGTGATCGCCGGCGTACTGGGGCTGGCGCTCAGCGCCACCGCTTGCGGTACCGGCGACGACAAGAAGAGCGACAACGCGGGCTCCGCGGAGTGTGCCGCATACGAGAAGTACGAGGGCCACGACGGCAAGAAGGTCTCCATCTACGCGTCCATCCGTGACGCGGAGGCCGACCTGCTGGAGCGCTCGTGGTCGGAGTTCACCGACTGCACCGGCATCGAGATCGACTACGAGGGCAACGCCGAGTTCGAGGCGCAGCTCCCCGTCCGGGTCGACGGTGGCAACGCGCCCGACCTGGCGTTCGTACCTCAGCCGGGTCTGGTGAAGCGGTTCGCGGACGCCGGCAAGCTGAAGTCCCTCGGGGCCGACACCAAGGCGATGGCCGAGCAGAACCTGCCGGCCGACTGGCTGAAGTACGGCACCGTGAACGGGACGCTCTACGGCGTGCCGCTCGGCGCGAACGTGAAGTCCTTCGTCTGGTACTCGCCGAAGATGTTCAAGGAGAAGGGCTGGGAGGTTCCGACCACCTGGGACCAGCTCATCGCCCTGAGCGACAAGATCGCCGCCAGCGGCATGAAGCCGTGGTGCGCCGGCATCGAGTCCGGTGACGCCACCGGCTGGCCGGCCACCGACTGGATCGAGGACGTGCTGCTGCGGACGCAGGGCCCCGAGGTCTACGACCAGTGGACCACCCACGCCATCCCGTTCAACGACCCGCGGGTCGTCGCGGCGGTCGACCAGGCCGGCACCATCCTCAAGAACGAGAAGTACATGAACGGCGGCTTCGGCGGCGTGAAGAGCATCGGCACCACCGCCTTCGGTGAGGCCGGCCTGCCGATCACGACCGGCAAGTGCGCCCTGCACCGGCAGGCTTCCTTCTACGCCAACCAGTTCCCGGACGCCACCAAGGTGGCCGAGGACGGCGACGCCTTCGCCTTCTACTTCCCGGCCATCGACCCGGCCAAGGGCAAGCCGGTGCTGGGCGCGGGCGAGTTCGTCGTCGCCTACGCCGACCGTCCCGAGGTCCAGGCGGTGCAGACCTACCTCGCCTCCGGCGAGTACGTCAACAGCCGCGCGAAGCTCGGCAACTGGGTCACGGCGAACAACAAGCTGGACATCGCCAACGTCGCCAGCCCGATCGACAAGCTCTCCGTCCAGATCCTGCAGGACAAGAGCGGCGTCTTCCGCTTCGACGGATCCGACCTGATGCCGGCCGGCGTCGGTGCGGGGACGTTCTGGAAGGGCATGGTCGACTGGCTGAACGGCAAGGCGACCGCCCCGGTGCTCCAGGGCATCGAGAGCAGCTGGCCTAAGTGA
- a CDS encoding nucleotidyltransferase family protein, translating to MPGTGVRIQPPVRQHDRRENQMAERGDESLVHTLKKVAAVLKQSEIPFALGGSFAVYAHGGHSSDHDVDFLIREVDVERSLEALVAAGFVAERPPEDWLVKVFDDGRMVDLIHRPIETPVTEETFADTVVRPVDAIHMPVLSATQLMVHKLLSFSQHYCDFARGLPLARSLREQIDWERVRKETQHSPYAEAFLVLLDRLEVVPETGTQAGEGTP from the coding sequence ATGCCGGGTACGGGAGTTCGAATCCAACCGCCTGTCCGACAACACGACCGACGGGAGAACCAGATGGCTGAGCGCGGGGACGAGAGTCTGGTGCACACCCTGAAGAAGGTCGCCGCCGTGCTCAAGCAGTCCGAGATCCCGTTCGCGCTGGGAGGCAGCTTCGCCGTCTACGCCCACGGCGGCCACTCCAGCGATCACGACGTCGATTTCCTGATCCGGGAGGTCGACGTCGAGCGGTCCCTGGAGGCCCTGGTGGCCGCCGGCTTCGTCGCCGAGCGTCCACCGGAGGACTGGCTGGTGAAGGTCTTCGACGACGGGCGGATGGTCGATCTGATCCACCGGCCGATCGAGACGCCGGTGACCGAGGAGACGTTCGCCGACACGGTCGTCCGGCCGGTGGACGCGATTCACATGCCGGTCCTGTCCGCCACCCAGCTGATGGTGCACAAGCTGCTCAGCTTCTCCCAGCACTACTGCGACTTCGCCCGCGGCCTACCGCTGGCCCGGTCGCTGCGGGAGCAGATCGACTGGGAACGGGTACGCAAGGAGACGCAGCACTCGCCGTACGCCGAGGCGTTCCTGGTGCTGTTGGACCGGCTGGAGGTGGTGCCGGAAACCGGCACCCAGGCAGGAGAGGGGACACCGTGA